One genomic window of Microbacterium sp. BH-3-3-3 includes the following:
- a CDS encoding GDSL-type esterase/lipase family protein: MRVALLAESFLPHMNGVTGSVLHVLRHLAEAGHETLVIAPKSGDVTADLHGARTELLRSVPLPSYPEVRVVFARAARLGALLRDFDPDVVHLASPFVLGWQGLAAADALRIPSVAVYQTDVVAYSQKYGLPHATALVAGHVARLHRRATLTLAPSSASTRQLEGLGVDRIRRWGRGVDAVRFAPEHRDDAWRAEVAPNGERIVGYVGRLAPEKQVDDLRALADVPGTRLVIVGDGPSRPALEGAIPDAVFTGHLSGAALAQAMAGFDVFVHPGESETFGQTIQEALASGVPVVATGVGGPLDLVRSSVDGWLYRPGDLDDLRARVADLVGDESKRRAFARAAREAVQGRTWQALTRDLVGHYQDAVALRAVDDSMLLRGGTRPAALSASRTRGRWTRFVALGDSLTEGLCDASRMPAGQYRGWADRLAELLAHTSDAGPFRYANLAVRSRRVRHLIDEQVPAALALEPDLVSILIGANDLVGPAPVIPAIVAEVESAVRAIRRTGADVLLVTTFLPRRAAARIFARRFATYNVELRRIAQEQGAILLDLEAVADLGELPHWADDLVHLRSAGHRLVAYRAAEALGVPDASALLGLDEALHADDDAPHGAWLTRDALPWVWRRVRGRTAGDGIRAKHAGYVELPTRGDRERTRAV, from the coding sequence GTGAGAGTCGCGCTGCTGGCCGAATCCTTCCTTCCCCACATGAACGGGGTCACCGGTTCCGTTCTGCATGTGCTGCGCCATCTGGCCGAAGCGGGGCACGAGACCCTGGTCATCGCTCCGAAGTCGGGCGATGTCACCGCCGATCTGCACGGCGCCCGCACCGAGCTGCTGCGCTCGGTGCCGCTGCCGTCGTACCCCGAGGTGCGCGTGGTGTTCGCCCGGGCGGCCCGCCTCGGGGCCCTCCTGCGTGACTTCGATCCCGACGTGGTGCACCTGGCATCCCCGTTCGTGCTCGGCTGGCAGGGGCTCGCCGCCGCCGACGCGCTGAGGATCCCCTCGGTCGCGGTCTACCAGACCGACGTCGTCGCCTACTCGCAGAAGTACGGCCTGCCCCACGCCACGGCGCTCGTCGCGGGGCACGTCGCCCGCCTGCACCGCCGCGCCACGCTCACCCTCGCGCCGTCGTCGGCGTCGACGCGCCAGCTCGAGGGTCTGGGCGTCGACCGCATCCGCCGCTGGGGTCGGGGAGTGGATGCGGTCCGCTTCGCGCCCGAGCACCGCGACGACGCGTGGCGGGCCGAGGTGGCCCCGAACGGTGAACGCATCGTGGGGTACGTCGGGCGCCTCGCCCCCGAGAAGCAGGTCGACGACCTGCGCGCGCTCGCCGACGTACCCGGCACGCGCCTGGTGATCGTCGGCGACGGCCCCTCGCGGCCCGCGCTCGAGGGGGCGATTCCGGATGCCGTCTTCACCGGGCACCTGTCGGGTGCGGCGTTGGCGCAGGCCATGGCCGGCTTCGACGTGTTCGTGCACCCGGGTGAGAGCGAGACGTTCGGCCAGACCATCCAGGAGGCCCTCGCCAGCGGTGTTCCCGTGGTGGCGACCGGCGTGGGCGGGCCGCTCGACCTGGTGCGCTCCAGCGTCGACGGCTGGCTGTACCGTCCCGGCGACCTCGACGACCTGCGCGCCCGCGTCGCCGATCTCGTCGGCGACGAGTCGAAGCGCCGCGCGTTCGCCCGCGCCGCGCGCGAGGCGGTGCAGGGGCGCACCTGGCAGGCCCTCACCCGCGACCTGGTCGGGCACTACCAGGATGCCGTCGCCCTCCGCGCCGTCGACGACAGCATGCTGCTGCGCGGGGGAACGCGACCGGCCGCCCTGTCGGCATCCCGCACCCGGGGGCGGTGGACGCGCTTCGTCGCGCTCGGCGACTCGTTGACCGAGGGCCTGTGCGACGCGTCGCGCATGCCGGCGGGGCAGTACCGCGGGTGGGCGGATCGTCTGGCCGAGCTGCTGGCGCACACCAGCGACGCGGGCCCTTTCCGCTACGCCAACCTGGCCGTGCGCAGCCGTCGGGTGCGTCACCTGATCGACGAGCAGGTCCCCGCGGCGCTCGCCCTCGAGCCCGACCTCGTGTCGATCCTCATCGGCGCCAACGACCTCGTGGGACCGGCGCCCGTCATCCCGGCCATCGTCGCCGAGGTCGAGTCCGCCGTGCGCGCGATCCGCCGGACGGGCGCCGACGTGCTCCTGGTGACGACCTTCCTGCCCCGACGCGCGGCGGCCCGCATCTTCGCGCGACGCTTCGCGACGTACAACGTCGAACTGCGGCGCATCGCGCAGGAGCAGGGTGCGATCCTGCTCGACCTCGAGGCCGTCGCCGACCTCGGCGAGCTGCCGCACTGGGCCGACGATCTGGTGCACCTGCGTTCGGCCGGGCATCGCCTCGTGGCCTATCGCGCGGCCGAGGCCCTGGGGGTGCCCGACGCGTCGGCGCTGCTCGGACTCGACGAGGCGCTGCACGCCGACGATGACGCCCCGCACGGCGCCTGGCTCACGCGCGACGCCCTGCCGTGGGTGTGGCGCCGCGTCCGCGGACGCACCGCGGGCGACGGCATCCGGGCGAAGCACGCGGGCTACGTCGAGCTGCCCACCCGCGGCGATCGCGAGCGTACCCGCGCCGTCTGA
- a CDS encoding VTT domain-containing protein: protein MDGVDGWLQAIAASPWALLGMAVLVFADAFLVVIPGEAAVTAFGALAVSHGTPPLVGVVLVAAAAAFAGDACCYLVGRTVGVERWAWMRRPRVRAALAWARARLERNAAVVLFTARFVPFARLAVNLAAGAARVAPARYLGVAAVAALAWAAYQAVIGAIVAAVVPGGPVVAVVVSIVVAVGIGVGIDLVLARRAKRRVASRG from the coding sequence ATGGACGGTGTCGACGGGTGGCTGCAGGCGATCGCCGCGAGCCCGTGGGCCCTGCTCGGCATGGCGGTCCTCGTGTTCGCCGACGCCTTCCTCGTCGTCATCCCGGGCGAGGCGGCCGTCACCGCCTTCGGGGCACTGGCGGTGTCGCACGGCACGCCGCCGCTCGTCGGGGTCGTGCTCGTCGCCGCAGCCGCGGCCTTCGCCGGCGACGCCTGCTGCTACCTGGTCGGTCGCACGGTCGGCGTCGAGCGCTGGGCGTGGATGCGCCGCCCCCGCGTGCGCGCCGCCCTCGCCTGGGCGCGGGCGCGCCTGGAACGCAACGCCGCCGTGGTGCTGTTCACCGCGCGGTTCGTGCCCTTCGCGCGCCTCGCGGTCAACCTGGCCGCGGGCGCCGCGCGGGTGGCTCCGGCGCGCTACCTCGGGGTGGCGGCGGTCGCGGCGCTCGCCTGGGCGGCGTACCAGGCCGTGATCGGCGCGATCGTGGCCGCGGTGGTGCCGGGCGGGCCGGTCGTCGCGGTGGTCGTGTCGATCGTCGTGGCGGTGGGGATCGGCGTGGGGATCGATCTCGTGCTGGCGCGTCGTGCGAAGCGCAGGGTGGCGTCGCGGGGCTGA
- a CDS encoding DNA/RNA non-specific endonuclease — MSDGYDPDFLGIPLPLPSPTAPVTRLDYPRFSVLLDEERRFAAVTGVVIDGATLREQPRTGEWRLDPRVSADAQAGPEVYSRNDLDRGHLVRRRDPGWGSASEARAATEATFFYTNAAPQAAGFNQSKELWLGLEDHVLAYAETTDRRLAVFTAPVRGADDPPYRGIRVPLRFWKIAAWRDGDALAAAGFVLDQSALVDTRQALTVAPLGAFRTFQVPIADIAAEAGVDVGPLQAADTFVRRGLRPVAARELRSADDIVL; from the coding sequence ATGAGCGACGGCTACGACCCGGACTTCCTCGGCATCCCCCTGCCCCTCCCCTCCCCCACCGCGCCGGTCACCCGGCTCGACTACCCGCGGTTCTCGGTGCTCCTCGACGAGGAGCGGCGGTTCGCCGCCGTCACCGGGGTGGTCATCGACGGGGCGACGCTGCGCGAGCAGCCGCGCACGGGCGAGTGGCGGCTCGATCCGCGCGTCTCCGCCGACGCGCAGGCGGGACCCGAGGTCTACAGCCGCAACGACCTCGACCGCGGCCATCTCGTGCGGCGGCGCGATCCGGGCTGGGGCTCGGCGTCCGAGGCTCGAGCTGCCACCGAGGCGACGTTCTTCTACACGAACGCCGCTCCCCAGGCTGCGGGTTTCAACCAGTCGAAAGAGCTCTGGCTGGGCCTCGAAGACCACGTGCTCGCCTACGCCGAGACGACCGACCGGCGTCTCGCGGTGTTCACCGCCCCGGTGCGGGGCGCCGACGACCCGCCGTATCGCGGCATCCGCGTGCCCCTGCGGTTCTGGAAGATCGCCGCCTGGCGCGACGGCGACGCCCTGGCGGCGGCGGGCTTCGTGCTCGATCAGAGCGCGCTCGTCGACACGCGGCAGGCTCTGACGGTGGCACCGCTCGGGGCGTTCCGCACGTTCCAGGTGCCCATCGCCGACATCGCGGCCGAGGCGGGTGTCGACGTGGGGCCGCTGCAGGCCGCCGACACGTTCGTGCGGCGGGGGCTGCGCCCGGTCGCGGCGCGCGAACTGCGCAGCGCCGACGACATCGTGCTGTGA
- a CDS encoding bifunctional 2-polyprenyl-6-hydroxyphenol methylase/3-demethylubiquinol 3-O-methyltransferase UbiG, protein MDAAQWDERYRASAGGVWATQPPAAVREIAATLPPGTAIDVATGDGRTALWLAGRGWSCTGVDFSGAGLALAAARPGGDAVTWTRADVHEWEPATPVDLVVSCYLHLPDSAAAVARIAEWVAPGGSLVVIGHDVDNIAAGGHGPTDPAILYTPKLLRSALDERFRIERCERITRTSADAELRGGHASAAIDTLLHAVRVG, encoded by the coding sequence ATGGATGCCGCGCAGTGGGACGAGCGATACCGCGCCTCGGCCGGAGGAGTGTGGGCCACCCAGCCGCCCGCCGCCGTGCGCGAGATCGCGGCGACGCTGCCGCCGGGAACCGCCATCGACGTCGCGACCGGCGACGGGCGCACGGCGCTGTGGCTCGCCGGGCGCGGCTGGAGCTGCACGGGAGTCGACTTCTCGGGCGCCGGTCTCGCGCTCGCCGCGGCGCGGCCCGGGGGTGACGCGGTCACCTGGACACGTGCAGACGTGCACGAGTGGGAGCCCGCGACTCCCGTCGACCTCGTCGTGTCGTGCTACCTGCACCTGCCCGACAGCGCCGCCGCCGTCGCGCGGATCGCGGAGTGGGTCGCACCCGGGGGGTCGCTCGTCGTGATCGGTCACGATGTCGACAACATCGCCGCCGGTGGTCACGGACCGACCGACCCCGCGATCCTGTACACGCCCAAACTGCTGCGCAGCGCCCTCGACGAGAGGTTCCGCATCGAGCGCTGCGAGCGCATCACGCGCACGAGCGCCGATGCCGAGCTGCGGGGCGGGCACGCCTCCGCGGCGATCGACACCCTTCTGCACGCGGTGCGGGTGGGTTGA
- a CDS encoding FMN reductase, which yields MAARRIAVITAGLSTPSSTRMLGDRLAHAALAELRERGIDATSDVFELRDYAHDLTDNLLTGFAPPALEQMINTVVSADGIIAVTPIFSTSYSGLFKSFIDVLDPQALNGTPVLIGANAGTARHSLAIDYAIRPLFTYLHANPVPTGVFAASSDWGSNADEVAPLGSRVDRGAREFADAIAAREPVRDADPFDPSSYLGEGRSFGHLLGGLSGE from the coding sequence GTGGCCGCCCGCCGCATCGCGGTGATCACCGCGGGACTGTCCACGCCGTCGTCGACGCGCATGCTCGGTGACCGCCTCGCCCACGCGGCTCTGGCCGAGCTGCGCGAGCGCGGCATCGACGCCACCAGCGACGTGTTCGAACTGCGCGACTACGCGCACGACCTCACCGACAACCTGCTCACCGGCTTCGCACCCCCGGCGCTGGAGCAGATGATCAACACGGTCGTGTCGGCCGACGGCATCATCGCCGTGACGCCGATCTTCTCGACCAGCTACTCGGGCCTGTTCAAGTCGTTCATCGACGTGCTCGACCCGCAGGCGCTGAACGGCACGCCCGTGCTGATCGGCGCGAACGCGGGGACGGCGCGTCACTCGCTCGCGATCGACTACGCCATCCGGCCGCTGTTCACCTACCTGCACGCCAATCCCGTGCCGACCGGTGTGTTCGCGGCATCCAGCGACTGGGGATCGAACGCCGACGAGGTCGCCCCGCTGGGCTCGCGCGTCGACCGCGGAGCCCGGGAGTTCGCCGACGCGATCGCCGCGCGCGAGCCGGTACGCGACGCCGATCCGTTCGACCCGTCGTCGTACCTCGGCGAGGGCCGCTCGTTCGGCCACCTGCTGGGTGGTCTGTCGGGGGAGTGA
- a CDS encoding LLM class flavin-dependent oxidoreductase: MQFGVMTVSDITQDPTTGQTPSEAQRIKDTLTIAKHTEEVGLDVFALGEHHNPPFWSSSPTTTLAYIAAQTERLILTTSTTLITTNDPVKIAEDFAMLQHVSGGRADLMLGRGNTGPVYPWFGKDIRQGLPLTIENYDLLHKLWREDVVDWEGKFRTPLQGFTSTPRPLDGVAPFVWHGSIRTPEIAEQAAYYGNGFFANNIFWPKEHYQRLITLYRERFAHYGHGTPQQAIVGLGGQVFMRSNSQDAVREFRPYFDNAPVYGHGPSLEDFSEMTPLTVGSPQQIIDRYASMRETYGDYQRQLFLIDHAGLPTKTVLEQLDILGSEVVPVLRKELQKNRPAEVPDAPTHANMVEKAYAGAAPRQAVPAANRGDNLTAGSPYQDAVKAGSAFGSAATRVGA; encoded by the coding sequence ATGCAGTTCGGCGTCATGACGGTGAGCGACATCACCCAGGACCCGACCACCGGTCAGACGCCCAGCGAAGCGCAGCGCATCAAGGACACGCTGACCATCGCGAAGCACACCGAAGAGGTCGGCCTCGACGTCTTCGCCCTCGGCGAGCACCACAACCCGCCGTTCTGGTCGTCGTCGCCCACGACCACGCTGGCGTACATCGCCGCGCAGACCGAGCGCCTCATCCTCACGACCTCGACGACGCTCATCACCACGAACGACCCGGTGAAGATCGCCGAAGACTTCGCCATGCTGCAGCACGTGTCGGGGGGCCGCGCCGACCTCATGCTCGGCCGGGGCAACACCGGACCCGTGTACCCCTGGTTCGGCAAGGACATCCGCCAGGGTCTGCCCCTGACCATCGAGAACTACGACCTGCTGCACAAGCTGTGGCGCGAGGACGTCGTCGACTGGGAGGGGAAGTTCCGCACCCCGCTGCAGGGCTTCACCTCGACCCCGCGTCCCCTCGACGGCGTCGCGCCGTTCGTCTGGCACGGCTCCATCCGCACCCCGGAGATCGCCGAGCAGGCCGCGTACTACGGCAACGGCTTCTTCGCCAACAACATCTTCTGGCCCAAGGAGCACTACCAGCGTCTCATCACGCTGTACCGCGAGCGCTTCGCCCACTACGGCCACGGCACGCCCCAGCAGGCGATCGTCGGGCTCGGCGGACAGGTGTTCATGCGCTCCAACTCGCAGGACGCCGTGCGGGAGTTCCGCCCCTACTTCGACAACGCCCCCGTCTACGGCCACGGCCCGAGCCTCGAGGACTTCAGCGAGATGACCCCGCTGACCGTCGGCTCGCCGCAGCAGATCATCGACCGCTACGCGTCGATGCGCGAGACCTACGGCGACTACCAGCGCCAGCTGTTCCTCATCGACCATGCGGGGCTTCCCACCAAGACGGTGCTCGAGCAGCTCGACATCCTGGGCTCCGAGGTCGTGCCGGTGCTGCGCAAGGAGCTGCAGAAGAACCGCCCCGCCGAGGTGCCCGACGCGCCCACGCACGCCAACATGGTCGAGAAGGCGTACGCCGGTGCCGCTCCGCGCCAGGCCGTTCCCGCCGCGAACCGCGGCGACAACCTCACCGCGGGCAGCCCGTACCAGGATGCCGTGAAGGCCGGCAGCGCCTTCGGTTCCGCCGCGACGCGCGTGGGGGCCTGA
- a CDS encoding acyltransferase family protein, translated as MTTPTRVPFWDNARFAAIVLVVFGHAVQRLTYDSDAAEALYLLVYAFHMPLFALVAGYFSSSAEPTRRRMARLFTDLIAPYLIFETLWTITQLLVTGRTDLDPAQPSWTLWFLLALALFRLVLPYLALLRAPVLWALAISIVAGYLPGIDSTLSLSRFLGLLPFFTLGWWLRERDVVARRGLLDARPVWLRIVAALVLAGAGAIAFAFVDVWRDVRLGTWFFFVDTYADLGAPHWWAGGVRLAIIALALVLMTAFLLLVPRRETSWTHLGRCTMYVYLLHTFVLYPFRQSGVLRGLEPAALWIPLIAVASVAIAVGLSSGPARRLARPLVEPRMPWLFRDRELGAGRGSR; from the coding sequence ATGACGACACCGACCCGTGTGCCCTTCTGGGACAACGCCCGCTTCGCCGCGATCGTGCTCGTCGTGTTCGGTCACGCCGTGCAGCGACTGACCTACGATTCGGATGCCGCCGAGGCGCTGTACCTGCTCGTCTACGCGTTCCACATGCCCCTGTTCGCCCTCGTCGCGGGCTACTTCTCGTCGTCGGCTGAACCGACCCGCCGACGGATGGCGCGACTGTTCACCGACCTGATCGCGCCGTACCTGATCTTCGAGACGCTCTGGACGATCACCCAGCTGCTCGTGACCGGCCGGACCGACCTCGATCCGGCCCAGCCGTCGTGGACGCTGTGGTTCCTGCTGGCGCTGGCGCTGTTCCGACTCGTGCTGCCGTACCTCGCGCTGCTGCGCGCGCCCGTGCTGTGGGCGCTGGCGATCTCGATCGTCGCCGGGTACCTCCCCGGCATCGACTCGACCCTCTCGCTCTCGCGCTTCCTCGGCCTGCTGCCGTTCTTCACCCTCGGGTGGTGGCTGCGCGAGCGGGACGTCGTCGCGCGCCGGGGGCTGCTCGACGCCCGACCGGTGTGGCTGCGGATCGTCGCCGCCCTCGTCCTGGCCGGAGCCGGGGCGATCGCGTTCGCCTTCGTCGACGTCTGGCGCGACGTGCGCCTGGGCACGTGGTTCTTCTTCGTCGACACGTACGCCGACCTGGGCGCCCCGCACTGGTGGGCGGGCGGGGTACGGCTCGCGATCATCGCGCTCGCGCTCGTGCTGATGACGGCGTTCCTGCTGCTCGTCCCGCGCCGCGAGACGTCGTGGACGCACCTCGGCCGGTGCACGATGTACGTCTACCTGCTGCACACGTTCGTGCTGTACCCGTTCCGCCAGTCGGGCGTCCTGCGGGGTCTCGAACCCGCGGCGCTGTGGATCCCCCTCATCGCCGTCGCGAGCGTGGCGATCGCCGTCGGCCTGTCGAGCGGCCCCGCGCGCCGACTCGCCCGCCCCCTGGTGGAACCCCGGATGCCGTGGCTCTTCCGCGACCGGGAGCTGGGGGCGGGTCGCGGGTCGCGGTAG
- the efeB gene encoding iron uptake transporter deferrochelatase/peroxidase subunit produces the protein MTDEEQTPTTVSDPTPEATGLSRRGLMGLAIGAGAAGLAVGAGGGFAGGAAYGQDQARRAMDATAPASGIHQVGITTPVQDHLHFASYDMMARTTRDDLAELLSDWTYAATRMMQGLDVSATGAVGGSPQAPPDDTGEAVGLPASNLTITVGFGPTLFDARFGLEGQRPAGLERLPAFLGDDLDPLRSDGDLCIQACADDPQVAVHAIRNLSRIAFGRATIRWSQLGFGRTSKTTAAQATPRNLFGFKDGTANVLADDTAALDDNVWVSASEGPAWLVGGSYLVARRIAMLIETWDRTRLAEQDRVIGRDKGQGAPLSGGDEFTKPDFQATDAAGQPRIDPRSHVRLAHPDTNGGIQILRRGYNFVDGTTDLGRLNAGLFFLSFQKAPDRYVTLQRSLSTDAMNEYVRHVGSGLWAVPPAPAAGESVGAGLLGA, from the coding sequence GTGACCGACGAAGAGCAGACCCCGACCACGGTCTCCGACCCGACCCCGGAGGCCACCGGCCTGTCCCGACGCGGCCTGATGGGGCTCGCGATCGGGGCGGGTGCGGCCGGCCTCGCCGTCGGCGCCGGCGGCGGGTTCGCGGGCGGTGCCGCGTACGGTCAGGATCAGGCGCGGCGGGCGATGGATGCCACGGCCCCGGCCTCCGGCATCCATCAGGTCGGCATCACCACACCGGTGCAGGACCACCTGCACTTCGCCTCGTACGACATGATGGCCCGCACCACCCGCGACGATCTCGCCGAGCTGCTGTCGGACTGGACGTACGCGGCCACCCGCATGATGCAGGGGCTCGACGTCAGTGCGACGGGGGCGGTCGGCGGGTCGCCGCAGGCACCGCCCGACGACACGGGCGAGGCGGTGGGGCTCCCGGCGAGCAACCTCACGATCACGGTCGGCTTCGGTCCGACCCTGTTCGACGCGCGCTTCGGCCTCGAGGGGCAGCGTCCGGCGGGGCTCGAGCGGCTGCCGGCGTTCCTCGGTGACGACCTCGACCCGCTGCGGTCCGACGGCGACCTGTGCATCCAGGCCTGCGCCGACGATCCGCAGGTGGCCGTGCACGCGATCCGCAACCTCAGCCGCATCGCCTTCGGGCGGGCGACGATCCGGTGGTCGCAGTTGGGCTTCGGTCGCACGTCCAAGACCACGGCCGCGCAGGCCACCCCGCGGAACCTCTTCGGGTTCAAGGACGGCACGGCCAACGTGCTCGCCGACGACACCGCCGCCCTCGACGACAACGTCTGGGTGTCGGCATCCGAGGGTCCGGCGTGGCTGGTCGGCGGGTCGTACCTCGTGGCGCGGCGCATCGCGATGCTCATCGAGACGTGGGACCGCACCCGCCTCGCCGAGCAGGACCGCGTGATCGGCCGCGACAAGGGGCAGGGAGCGCCGCTCTCGGGTGGCGACGAGTTCACGAAGCCCGACTTCCAGGCGACGGATGCCGCGGGGCAACCGCGCATCGACCCGCGCAGCCACGTGCGCCTGGCGCACCCCGACACGAACGGCGGCATTCAGATCCTGCGCCGCGGGTACAACTTCGTCGACGGGACGACCGATCTCGGGCGGCTGAACGCCGGGCTCTTCTTCCTGTCGTTCCAGAAGGCCCCCGACCGCTACGTCACCCTGCAGCGGTCCCTGTCGACCGATGCGATGAACGAGTACGTCCGTCACGTCGGGTCGGGGCTGTGGGCCGTACCGCCGGCGCCGGCCGCGGGGGAGTCGGTCGGGGCGGGGCTGCTCGGCGCGTGA
- the efeO gene encoding iron uptake system protein EfeO — protein sequence MTSTRLLAATAVAGAAVLVLSGCVAKTDAAASGALTVTSTGDGCAVSAGSAPSGTVAFDVSNKGDQTTEFYLLASDGLRIVGEVENIAPGASRNLTVVAQPGDYFTLCKPGMVGDGVGRASFSVTGDAVAVTGPDAEQKQQAVDLYAAFVKDQVGQLLPAVQTFVAAYESGDDAAAQTQFPRVRAYYERIEPIAEALGDLDPRIDYREVDAVAEGLDWTGFHRIEKDLWVPAQDALNADGETPAWKDWAPSTPAERATYGDKLIADTQELYDYVHGDEFVQALDAQGVAGISNGAIALLDEVATGKISGEEDWWSGTDLYDFAANVEGSKMAFSLVRDFAESKGDKGTTLVTRIDTGYADLEAALAAHGSADAGFVAYSQLTDADKRQFTDLINALAEPLSQLTVTVLE from the coding sequence ATGACCTCGACTCGCCTCCTCGCGGCCACGGCCGTCGCCGGCGCGGCCGTCCTCGTCCTCTCGGGCTGCGTCGCCAAGACCGACGCGGCCGCCTCCGGTGCCCTCACGGTCACCTCGACCGGTGACGGGTGCGCCGTGTCGGCGGGATCCGCCCCCAGCGGCACCGTCGCCTTCGACGTGAGCAACAAGGGCGACCAGACGACGGAGTTCTACCTGCTGGCCTCCGACGGCCTGCGCATCGTCGGCGAGGTCGAGAACATCGCCCCCGGCGCGTCGCGCAACCTCACCGTCGTCGCGCAGCCCGGCGACTACTTCACCCTCTGCAAGCCCGGCATGGTGGGCGACGGCGTGGGCCGGGCAAGCTTCTCGGTCACCGGCGACGCCGTGGCCGTGACGGGACCGGATGCCGAGCAGAAGCAGCAGGCCGTCGACCTGTACGCCGCCTTCGTGAAGGACCAGGTGGGTCAGCTGCTCCCCGCGGTGCAGACCTTCGTCGCCGCCTACGAGTCGGGCGACGACGCGGCTGCGCAGACGCAGTTCCCGCGCGTGCGGGCCTACTACGAGCGCATCGAGCCGATCGCCGAGGCCCTGGGCGATCTCGACCCGCGCATCGACTACCGCGAGGTCGACGCCGTGGCGGAGGGCCTGGACTGGACCGGCTTCCACCGCATCGAGAAGGACCTGTGGGTTCCCGCGCAGGACGCGCTGAACGCGGACGGCGAGACGCCGGCGTGGAAGGACTGGGCGCCGTCCACCCCGGCCGAGCGCGCCACCTACGGCGACAAGCTCATCGCCGACACGCAGGAGCTGTACGACTACGTGCACGGCGACGAGTTCGTGCAGGCGCTGGACGCGCAGGGCGTCGCGGGCATCTCGAACGGTGCGATCGCGCTGCTCGACGAGGTCGCCACGGGCAAGATCAGCGGCGAAGAGGACTGGTGGTCGGGCACCGACCTGTACGACTTCGCCGCCAACGTCGAGGGTTCGAAGATGGCCTTCTCGCTCGTGCGGGACTTCGCCGAATCGAAGGGCGACAAGGGCACGACCCTGGTCACCCGCATCGACACCGGGTACGCCGACCTCGAAGCGGCCCTGGCCGCGCACGGTTCGGCCGACGCGGGCTTCGTCGCCTACTCGCAGCTCACCGACGCCGACAAGCGCCAGTTCACCGATCTCATCAATGCGCTGGCCGAGCCGCTCTCGCAGCTCACGGTGACCGTTCTGGAGTGA
- the efeU gene encoding iron uptake transporter permease EfeU: MLASFFATFLIGLREGLEAALVVGILVAYLTRLGRRDALPRLWMGVGLAIALALAVGAVFTFGAYMLTFEAQELLGGGLSLLAVAMVTWMIFWMQRAGRTLKAGLEGGVDRALRGGVWAIVVIGFVSVAREGVETTLLLWSMVQSFGDTPAALLGALVGLIAAVLLGWLIARGMLRLNLGRFFTWTGGFLVVVAAGVLAYALHDLQEAGALPGPFGSAAPLDPVTGLVATGWSGFPFGWAFDVSDTIAPGEALAALLQATVGFMPAMTWLQVIAWALYIAIVVPLFVRGVRANRRPKPRAADAASDASVSPTPQTLDAARVPDAAASTHPNGAS; this comes from the coding sequence GTGCTTGCCAGCTTCTTCGCCACCTTCCTCATCGGCCTTCGCGAAGGCCTCGAGGCCGCGCTCGTCGTGGGCATCCTCGTGGCCTACCTCACGCGCCTCGGGCGTCGCGACGCCCTCCCGCGGCTGTGGATGGGCGTGGGGCTCGCGATCGCCCTCGCCCTCGCGGTCGGCGCCGTGTTCACCTTCGGCGCGTACATGCTCACGTTCGAAGCGCAGGAGCTGCTCGGCGGCGGGCTGTCGCTGCTCGCGGTGGCGATGGTGACGTGGATGATCTTCTGGATGCAGCGGGCCGGCCGCACGCTCAAGGCCGGTCTCGAGGGGGGCGTCGACAGGGCGCTCCGCGGCGGCGTCTGGGCGATCGTCGTGATCGGCTTCGTCTCGGTGGCGCGCGAGGGGGTCGAGACGACGCTGCTGCTGTGGTCGATGGTGCAGTCGTTCGGTGACACGCCCGCGGCCCTTCTCGGTGCGCTCGTCGGCCTGATCGCCGCCGTTCTGCTGGGCTGGCTGATCGCGCGGGGGATGCTGCGTCTGAACCTCGGTCGCTTCTTCACCTGGACCGGCGGCTTCCTCGTCGTGGTCGCCGCCGGGGTGCTCGCCTACGCGCTGCACGACCTGCAGGAAGCCGGTGCCCTTCCCGGCCCCTTCGGCAGCGCCGCCCCCCTCGACCCCGTCACCGGCCTCGTGGCGACGGGCTGGAGCGGGTTCCCCTTCGGCTGGGCGTTCGACGTCTCGGACACCATCGCCCCCGGTGAGGCGCTCGCCGCGCTGCTGCAGGCCACGGTCGGCTTCATGCCCGCCATGACCTGGCTGCAGGTCATCGCCTGGGCCCTGTACATCGCGATCGTCGTGCCGCTGTTCGTGCGCGGAGTGCGCGCGAACCGGCGACCGAAGCCCCGCGCCGCCGACGCGGCGTCGGATGCGAGCGTGAGCCCCACCCCACAGACCCTCGACGCCGCTCGCGTACCCGACGCCGCGGCATCCACCCATCCGAATGGAGCATCATGA